The nucleotide sequence gaataggaattGAAAGACCAGACCAAAATAATCATGTACCTTGTAATCTGGCAACTGTGTCATACCCGGCCACGCGTCTTCAGTAGGTGTCCCCAGGAGCTTACTTTACCAAGTTAAAGAACCTGCTTTGTCATATTGTTCAGGGTGCACAGTTTCCCTTTTGGATGTGGAACATGGATTCTGGCATATCATCTTAATTAACAACTTGCGAAAGATCTCGATGTTTAGATGATGCTCTTCTGCGGTGACGTTGCATTATGACGAAGTCGAGTTGGAGGCATAGCTTGAGATTAATGAACAAGAAGAAAACTCACCAACAAGATAATAGTTCACCTCTGAACAAAAGGGGTTCCACTCTGAACAGGTGTGTAAACATAGGCTTAACCAAACTGCACCAAACTTAGACACCCCTGACAATGACGCAGAACTTTCAGGAAAATGACTTTATAGCGAAATGCAACACTGAAAAGGATATTTAAATATCCTCTTCAGTTGGTCATCTACGTCACTTCCAGGGAACAAAGGCCTTCCTGCATTGGCCAGTTCTGAAAAGCAAGACACCTTTGCACTAGCACAAAGAGTAGTGTGACAGAGTTGCAGTAGACACTGGAGAGAAATATCAACATTAGGAAACAGAACTTACGCCGGAAAATTAAGAAAATACTAAAAATAATTTTAGGTGTCCTTCGTGCCCTATGCAACTGCTGAGCTCGTGTATGCTCAGACTTGGTTGCCCTCGTATATTTATTTTCCCACCATTTCACGCTTCTCAAGTGTGACAGGCACTTGTCATATTTTAATTTAGTACGCATGCGGGTCAGTTAATTTCGATGCACATTATAATGGCAGAATATGACACCGGCCATCTATACGAGTGCAtattttataatttttttttcacattacATTACCAAGCTGGACCTCATTTTCAGGCCCAAAACAAACCTTTGCATGGCACTGGTCTGTTTTGAACATGTTCGAAATGTGGCACATTACCTAGGAAAACATTCTGCTTTATAAAacggacctctccctgtttgtaaacaaatgacgtcgtagtgttcaacagcgccaccaatttggtagagttgaactatactCGAAGCTAAAGGCGAACAAGCTCGCGcttgaaagccacggtcttgaggggattacgatggtccctgaaagagaggcgaccttcagtcctacttttcATTCAATAGGAGGCAACAGCAACAGGTGCCCATTCGaagaacccagccctcccctttcgattttgtttcggtttcagtctgtctaccaacgtcatgatgacgtttcttgggtagaggtctattggacaGAGTACTCTTAGTAGATCAGAATGGGTCGTATACCTGCGAAGATGCAGCCCGCAGACCACATGTCGATGGAGGTGGTATAAAGTTTGGCGCCGAACAAGACGTCGGGTGGGCGATACCAGAGGGTGACTACCTGCGCAGCAGCATGGGCATCACTATCACGAGTACCATAAATGCGGATCTTATAGCGTGTAAGTCCTTCCACTTACTTCTGCCGAATAGCAACGAACTGGAATACCAAATGCTCTTGCAAGTCCAAAGTCGGCCAGCTTCAGCTCCCCATTCTTAAAAGAATTAAGAAATGTGAGTACTACTTTGCATTAGAATTGTGGgcaggatgatgatgatgatgatgatagacagaaggaaaaaaaaaatgggcagGCTTACTTTGTTGATTAAAAGGTTCTGTGGTTTCAGATCCCGATGTAAAATGTTGTTACTGTGACAAAATGCGAGTCCTCGAAGGagttgaaacatgaaagactgCAAATGAGTTATATATAGATTTATAATGCACTTAAAATCAACAATACAGGGTCAACAGTATTCTAAAATAAATacatagataaataaaataagcaAGCACCAAATAAAACAGGCAGGCATAAGGAACTAAAAAGAATGGCAATAAGCAGTGTTTGTACCAGGCCCACCACTAGGAAATACAGGTAGACTGTTGTTGTCCCACATTACGAAGAAAAACGTAACAGACTAAAACATTTTTCTCCTTAGGTTCGAAGGCATTAGCGCGTTGTACACACCCCTGTCAGGCTAAGAATCATCGGGACAGTGTTACGATGAAAGCTTTTCTCAAAGTTTGATGACCGGGACTTTTAATATTTCTTGTACGATTGCACTGCTTTAGGTTTCAAAGACGTTCTCCTAACATTGAGCGACATCAATGACGCCGTTGTGGATCTCCTAGATGTTGCATGTCAGCTTCCACTTTAGCTGCAATTCTTCCTCTCGCTGCGGCATATGATGCACCATTCACACCATTCATGTTCATTCCCCACTGATGCTAGAGTGGTGATGTAACACAGAGAGTTGGGTTTGTTAGTTGGGTTAGTTAGTTAGATTAGGTTTGTTAGTTAGATTAGGTTTGTTAGTTGGGTTAGTTAGTTGGGTTAGCTAGTTAGATTAGGTTTGTTAGTTGGGTTAGTTAGTTAGATTAGGTTTGTTAGTTGGGTTAGATAGTTACTGTGTAGAGTGCTGGGTGGCAGGACCACATTATGACGCGTGTACGAGGACAAGTATACCTTGACAACCTCCAGGTCTATTTCTCCATTCAAGCTATCAAAATACTTTTTCAGGTCTTGATCACAATGTTCAAACACGAGGGTGAGTTTTTTCTCGCTATGAAGAACGTCGTGAAGTCTGGAACAGAGAATGTTCACAATTTTGACACCAGATCCatcttaaaagaaaaaaaaaagaaaatattctTTTACCTGACAATGTTCTTGTGCTTCAACTCTTTAAGCAAGCATATTTCTCTGAGCGCTGAGCTGGGAACACCCTGAGAAGAAGACCTCAATGCTGTGAAATGCCGCTTGCGCTATGCAGCAGTACTTGTGAAAGACAAGTAAGTATCTGAACTGACTTacctcatcgtcatcgtcaagacgcACCCTTTTCAAGGCAACAATTTCCTGGGTTTCTCTGTTCTTTGCTTTAAACACTGTGCCATATGTACCTGCATGTAACATGCAGTTGTCAGGAAAAAGACAACAATAGCCTTACAGCCTCACGAGAGCCCGATTGCCGATCTTCCATGTGGTCATTGTCAAACTGAAGGCAGATGGACTAGACCAGTTGTCAGTTTTGTTACAGTGATAAGCAATATTATGGTTGGTTTTGTGGCAAAGGGTTAAAGTAGCACAAAAaatcatttttaacaccctgttttcttcctataaaactgttaagtaggccagtaagatgcgccATGAGAATTAATTCAGACCActgagtcataattatcgcagaaattgaatttaaattaaaattaaattaaattaaattaaatttaaaaaGCGACTGTGCGCGGGGAAAagcggtggtggagagcagtaccagcctgtgatctgccagCGACCTCGTGCTGACGCTACAGAGTTAGCGCTCTGTGATTGGTTCAGaggaatgtcgtctgctacttggttgttcggggctctgaaaaagcattgctcccggctcggtcatgattcggccacTCTTCattccccaattctccgggggaACTGACAAAACTGGTTTATggtggcaaagggacagggtGCTGATCCCCAGTGACCGGTGAACCAGAATGCATGGACTCTGCATCGTCATCGGTGACATCATGCTTCTCCTTGTTGTACCCAGAGTGGCAAGTTAAGGGTAAATGTGCGGAActatgtttatgcgagtttttttctgggaaacaaactgcacacatcaaaacctttcgtgctatccagtaaattgacacacacactttcgtCAGACGTCTTAATGCGAAAATTCTTTTGAATGGccctctgtgctcctttaaggcaGTGGTGATGACTGCTCAGTTTTTTTGCGAAACGTAGAGCACAAGACACAGCGGTGTTGCCAGAAAAAAATCTTTCAGGAGGTGTTCTGTGGCAACTTTGCATGGGGTAGGAGGAATTCACACGTTCTCCTCTCCCAGATGCACTACCAGGGGTACGATTTCAGCGAGGAAGGGGCGGTTGAACCCTCGAAACCCCCCTACACCCACTCTTGCACAGAAATATAGTAACGTCCAGAAACGTCACGTAAGTTGAAGGAAGACCCAATGGTGCACTGATGTGAAGTAAGAACGGATATCATATGGACTCATGCAAGTGACTCGAGCGTTACTAGTATTACTCTGGTGAACAATCCTGCAACTGTTTCAGTGTGAGCGATGCTACGTGCGCTATGTGAATCAACTGCTGACTTTGCCGCGTCCAAAGATGTGTGTCGGCAGACGGACCCTCTCGGGCGTTTGAGCGACTCGCGTACGTACGACACGTTTTATCTTACCTTCGCCAATTTTTTCAAGTTTTTCATACTTTTGCATGGCACATGCAACTCAAAGTGAGCCGGAAAGCAGGAACTGCACGCTGTACTCCACCAGCTGACGGACGTCAGACAGCTTCCCCCAACATGGGAAATTTGGGAACGTTTCATAAATTGAGCGTGGCGTATATGAGCGTTATTATCGGTTATTATGTTGTGAAATATTGTTTGGGGCAATTAAATTTATGTTTCCGAAAACGTACCctactacatttttttttatttagttttGTCGACAGAGCACGCCACCAGGGTCGCGCATGAAGGCAAAAAAATGGTGGCGATATGGAGGAGGACATGGACGGAGGAGGAGGATAATCGGTGAGCATTGCATCTGGGTATGACGAGAAGAAAACTGTAGACGAAAAGTCTTTGACAGCAGTTTAACCCAGTGTAGTTACACGCCTGCAGGcggattaaaaaagaaaagatgtttTCAAATATAATCAGGTGAGTTCAAACGTGTCTGCACGTGTATATTGCGTAATTAATTCTCAGTGTATGATCATCGTAGCTATATGAGGTGTGTTTGAATGAACCGTATGTGACCGGTGGGGTATGCGGCGGGCTGCCGCAATTTTACTGCTGTAAATTTCGTCTATAACAAACCGCAAAGCGTTGCGTGTCATCAGCGGCTATTTCCCGTATTGCGCCCCGGGGGTTTGAGATGTGTGCCTTTCCTCGTATTAAAACACGGCTCAAGGAAAAGTCTGCTCAAGAAAATCATTTGTTCCTTGACGTGCACGCTTGACGTCACCGGTGATATATGTGTGAAGGACAAGAAATCATAAGATGTGCTTAACTTATTATGCTGAGGAAGCATCCTACAAGCACTACTAGCATGGACGTTGTAGGAAGCAGTGCAGGGTAAGGTTCGGTGACGATTTCTATTATAAGGTCACTTATTATGTTGACATTGTAGCAGGGCGTATGTTAAGTTGTGCTGTTGTTACTGCACTTGGACATCAGCAATGTAAGGCTACTCTTTACATGTTATGTTCTGTTGTCTTCAGGAACATCTTCCCTCCTCTGAAAGGCCCTCTGAAAGGCCCTCTGAGGAAAGCATTTGCTTCTTCACCCAGCGAGGTTTCACTTAAAGTTCCCAAAAAGCCACCGAGTCTAGAATGCTACGATCCTGTTCAAGTCACCCTATTAGAGGAGCAGTGCATTGTGGTCAATGAAGAGGACAGAGTTTTGGGTGCAGCTAGCAAAAAGAACTGTCACCTCCTCGAAAACATCAACAAAGGTATGGCGCTGTACTTATTTTTATTCATTGTGCTGCTAGTATTATTATCGAATGGCTAGTTGGGTACTTGACTTGCATGCCGGATGAGGCGGGTGGCATTGATTACTTTCATTATAAGAACTCATTGATTACCCTTTCATGGACCCTTGCTTGCTGACCTATGCACCACAAAAACTCCACAGATAATCATCatcgaaagtaattgttctgagtaATTATTTCAATGACTGCCGTATTTGAACTGTTCAAAAATCGTCATCATCTCACATGATCCCTTTGTTCGAGACTGCGACTGTGTGTCTGTCTTCTTCTAGACTTTAAGTATTCTAAGAAAACAACCAATTGCAGTTATGCTTTTAGCTTTGCAGAAAGTAGGGCTGGTTGCAGTGGGCAGCCCTACTGCATTGCAGGAGTGCATTGGTTACAGCACAGTGCTTATACTCTCGCTCTCCTTCCACCAGGTCTCCTCCACAGGGCCTTCAGTGTGTTCCTTTTCAATACCAACGGAGAGTTGCTCCTTCAGCAGCGGTCAGATGCCAAGATTACCTTTCCAGGTGCAAATTCTAGTTgccatatacatatatacatttTCTAACCACTTGCATACATGATGGTTTCTATCAATATTTCTTGCTAGTGGATGCTGTATACATTGAACAATGCTGTGTGTTCATATCCAGGCCTCTTCACAAATACCTGCTGCAGCCATCCCCTGTATGTTCCCGAAGAACTCGAGGAATCCCATGCCTTAGGTGTCAAGGTTGCCGCACAAAGGAGGATGTACACCGAATTGGGCATCGAGCCAGCACAGGTACCACATCATCTGTTGGGAGAGGAGAAACAAATGTGTGTGCCACGTACTGTGTGACTCAGCTTTACACTTTTATTTGTAGATTTCCACGAAAGACATCCACTATCTTACCCGTATCCTGTACAAAGCGCCGTCGGACTCTGACTGGGGGGAGAACGAGGTGGACTACATTTTGTTGATTCAGAAGGACGTTGAAGTCCATCCAAATGCCAATGAAGTCAAGGCCATCAAATATGTCTCCAAGGACAACATTTTGCCGTTTATAGGTAGCTACCAAAAGTTTTGATTGTTTTTCATGCACATTCACAAtttacaatacacataataggGTGTCTGAAAAGGTGTTATTTAATTCTTCAAAATAGTCTGCATGACATAAAGAGTTTGCATCACCCGGAACGACGCCCATAAAAGTTTTTGCCACACAATAAGGTAGTTTGCATTTGTGTCATGCATTAATTGAACTAATTTTGTTCAGGCCCTTGATTGGCGTAAAGTTCTGTGTCGCTTTTTCTACTTTGCCTCAATTGAGGTGGAGCCAACAGTGCTTCAAATGCAAATTTCAGCGACTGACAGGTCTTTGGGTGTCAAACTTTCGGTGGAAATCTCACGAAAATACCTCGTGATTTTTATTGGAATATAGTGCGTCATCTCGTGCAGCCTATTTTTTAAGGATCAAATAACGATTTCTCGCCGGACACTCTGTATGTTTATCTCTTTCATAATCATGCAAGGTAGCGTTTTCTACCTCATTAATTTTGGGCATTTCACTTAAGAAATCTTTTGTTTACATTATGTAGCATCCCTCGAGTCTCAAGGTGAAGTAATAACACCATGGTTCAAGCTAGTTATCGAGAACTTCCTCTTCAATTGGTGGGACAATCTTCACGACTTGAAGAAGTTCGAGGACCATCACCAGGTTCATTTCCTGACACCGAATAAGTGACGCCCTGCTTCCACGTAAAATGAAAGCAGTACTTTTTGTTGTCTGTTGTGCAAACGGGTGTATAGTAATATGTAACGATTAGCTGAACCTATATTTGCCAGTATAACAATTGCGTGAAGTGATTGTGAAATGTAATGACAAATGACATGCTGCACACATTGTCCTGTGTGTAAGTGTGATCTACAAAGGAGATGACTCCACTAGATTATTCTAGGAACTGACAGTTCATTGATTGCTCATTGACTTGTGTCACAGGTTACACCAGAACCAACAGACTTCAGTCTGTTCCTTTGGTTCTCGTACTTGTGTGACCTCTTACATGCAATTACTTGCAGTGTTTCGCGCCTATTACAAATAGTAGTCTGGTCAAAGGGTAAACTTGCTGTATGCTAATAATGATCACACCATCTGAAACATGACAACTTATAATGTCAACAGCTACAAGAAAACTATATTTCATGgatgataaagggtgtaaatgtAGTAGCGGGAAAATGTAATGTCAAAAGTATGTTTTTATAATGTTTATAATAAATACCATTCTCATCATTGTTGATGATAGTACATATGTACTGTTCTTGGTGGACCTTAGCTATTCATCTATGATTGTCataggcacacacacacaacataaTATTCGGGGGCTGTTTTATTCTTCAAGTTAAATTAACCGCTACCATCTTTATTCGCACTCGTCAACACAGAGGGTAGTTTCTGCAGAGCTATGGAAAATGCATATTTGTTTGCGCAGCCACCCGACCGCCCACAGCTAGTTCGAATTGAGACCGAACGTTCCCTGCGAAGCGTGCTTTCCCGCGATAACATACTTAGTgcggtgaagcacgctttagGGTTACCAAGATAAAATCGCCACAAAGAATGCGCGGCAGGAGTTCTCTCATTTTCAGGTTCGTCGGTTGCAACTCCATTCAGAGACTTCATTGACCCATCCAATATAACGCAATCTATCAACAGATGAGGCATAGAAATCCTGAGCTGACTCATGCGATGTATGACCCAGCTTTCCCGAAGAATCAATTAAAAGAACAACGGCAGCCACCATATTAAAGTGCATGTTGCGGATGTCACCATGAGTCTGCCAGGCGAACTTGATGTCGATGGCGTCACTTCCGTTGATGTAAGCGCtgtagacctctacccgagaaacgtcatcatgacgttggtagacaggaCACTTGTACAGGATGCTATACGGCAATCTGTGATAGCACAGATAGCATTCCTTCTTGTGGGTTATCTGTTAACAGTTCCTTTATCTCTATGAGAGTCAGAAATACACGCCGAACTTATAAGCACAGTTAAAATATTCAGCGGCCTCCGTCAGGAAAGCATATTACCAAAGCAGCCTTAAACTCTACGCATGTGTTTCCATTATTCTTcctctacatttttttttctttgcttttctcCTTCCAAACTGCTTTTACATCCTCGCAATATTTCTCACGATATCTCTTTCATCTTAAAATAATAGGTAAGCTCTTGCACATGCCTCGTGACTTTCGTGCATCTTATGAGAAGTGAAGTTGAGTTATCGTGCCATTATGAGCACAACTTTGAATGCGAGTTCGCAACAGGGCTTCACATTCAATTATGCAAGTTTCCCCGCATAGCGCCTTATCTTGGCAACTTAACTTCTTAGAAGAAAGGGAGGAGCGGGGGTTCGTTTAATGTGAGATGCCGAATAATGCGACGTTATAGGTATGTACGAGGTACAGGTAATACTGAGAATAGAAAATATACCCGTATATCTtatttacatatatatatattatagaaCTGCTTCCGTTTATAATAACGTTCACCTACGTTCACTCTAACTGGTTGGAAAGTTGGGCATGCGCAACCAATCACGACTTACGAAAGATGCCTATTCAGAACTCCATCACATTATGCGCATCCCATGACggacaaaggaaaaaaagaaataatccaaCGAAGAAGAAGCTATAGTGCGGAGTATACAAATTCCAGATACGTCGCTTAGTACAGGGGATACGGGTCCGTGCTGCTTATAGCGAACGCGGTCTGCTAGCAGGGCGGGCTTGTGAAAGTTGTACGCAGTAAAAGGTGTAATCGTATCGACATATAAAGTTTGCCAGCACGGGGTCTCGAGGTGGCTGGAAAGAGCGAGCACCTGATCCCGGTTTCCATGGCACACAACCGGCAGCTCCGATAAGGGCACTTCGGGTTCTGGAGGGCTCCGACCACAGCGCACTGCGGCATCGCTATAGATGGGCAGAAGGTAAGTGTGTTCACTTCTCTTTATAGTATAGTGTAAAACGTTCGGGAAGATCATCCCTGGCTTTACACCACCAAGCTTGACAGACACCAGTATGTGGTCTTATCGGAAAGGAACCCTGCTGAGTAACAAGGTGTCTGCGTGATTACGCAACAGGAGATGGTCTAGAACTGCCAATGGGAAACGGTGGAGGAAGATATGCTTGAATGCGAGAAGTCCATCACTGTCTTCTTTCATTTCTACTTTTTGTACCGGTTATTTTTTATCAGTTATTCAGGTAAATAGCAGATGCCCGTTTATCCGGGCTTCACTGATCCAGATTCCGCGATATCCGGACAAGGAAAACTGACGACGCGTTTCAGTTCATGCAATTTGGCTTCGTTTATCCGGGCTTCAGTTTCCCGATCCGGACAGAAATTTGCTGGAACCGTCGAGGAAAATATCCAACGACCGCTTTCGTTTATCCGATGTTGAGTCAGAGACAGTGTGCGACGTAAAGTTATGGGGTTGACAACCTTGAAAAAATTTCCCATTGTACCGATGTACCGCGCATTGACAAGTCCGGTCCACTGCGGGTGATCCACTGAGTGATGGAAACCGTTCACCTCCGGAGATGCGTTCTGTGATGCGGGAACTGAGTTCGACAGCTGTGGGCGACACCACAGTTCTGGAGTATCTCCTCGTTTACCGACGTGATGACACCTGCGCAGAGATATTGGGAATGGAGATGTCATTAACACCATTAACACTGCCGCTTCCACTGGTGACCATTAATTTCAGCGCAAAATTTGTATcgaaagaggaccttcgattttttacCTTAAAAAACACCATGAATGCGATGACAGTGAAGGACTCAGTGTTGAGAACACGCGAAGTGCAAAGAGAACAACTTGGGCGAAACACAGTGTGCGTTTGAACGAAACGCAGGACGTAGGAATGAACAAACGCAGCTTTCCTCTGGCAGCACCGAGCAGCTCTGGCATTTCTCGAGCAAGTTTCTCAAGGTAACGTCATCATATGCAGGAAATCCAACGTTGAAGACTTCACTGTTGAATCTCCTGCATGTAATTACTATTCTGGTTGCTTTCTTCACCTTCTGGTAACGTCATCAGTAAGAGTTGACAGTGGGTGAACTTTACGCATATGACGATATAGACAGTTTCCTATGTCCTTCGAAATAAACACGGTCTTTGCTGACAATTCATGGCTCGTCTGTTCTCCAGTTTACTCGGGCCCCTGCCTCCCGTATATTTTACTTGA is from Ornithodoros turicata isolate Travis chromosome 8, ASM3712646v1, whole genome shotgun sequence and encodes:
- the LOC135366988 gene encoding isopentenyl-diphosphate Delta-isomerase 1-like — encoded protein: MLRALCESTADFAASKDVCRQTDPLGRLSDSLLSTEHATRVAHEGKKMVAIWRRTWTEEEDNRNIFPPLKGPLKGPLRKAFASSPSEVSLKVPKKPPSLECYDPVQVTLLEEQCIVVNEEDRVLGAASKKNCHLLENINKGLLHRAFSVFLFNTNGELLLQQRSDAKITFPGLFTNTCCSHPLYVPEELEESHALGVKVAAQRRMYTELGIEPAQISTKDIHYLTRILYKAPSDSDWGENEVDYILLIQKDVEVHPNANEVKAIKYVSKDNILPFIASLESQGEVITPWFKLVIENFLFNWWDNLHDLKKFEDHHQVHFLTPNK
- the LOC135366989 gene encoding cyclin-dependent kinase 5 is translated as MQKYEKLEKIGEGTYGTVFKAKNRETQEIVALKRVRLDDDDEGVPSSALREICLLKELKHKNIVRLHDVLHSEKKLTLVFEHCDQDLKKYFDSLNGEIDLEVVKSFMFQLLRGLAFCHSNNILHRDLKPQNLLINKNGELKLADFGLARAFGIPVRCYSAEVVTLWYRPPDVLFGAKLYTTSIDMWSAGCIFAELANAGRPLFPGSDVDDQLKRIFKLLGTPTEDAWPGMTQLPDYKPFPMYHPTTSFAQVVPKLSCKGRDLLQKLLVCNPAIRMSADDAMQHPYFSDLPPSIRNG